In Salvelinus sp. IW2-2015 unplaced genomic scaffold, ASM291031v2 Un_scaffold2366, whole genome shotgun sequence, the following proteins share a genomic window:
- the LOC139025206 gene encoding spidroin-2-like, translating to METRGGYGTLQTLGDEPGRIWASFQTWGWNRGGYGLLPDPGDGQGGYGPPSRPGDGTRGGWASFQTGDGTREDMGSFQEPWGWNQGGYGPPSRPWDGTQGRDMGLLQIWDGNQGGYGLLLDPGDGSREDMGLLTDLGMEQGRIGLLPDPGDGTGEDMASSRPGMEPGEDMGLLSDLGMVTGEDMAPSRPGMEQGRDMGLLQTLGMELREDMASFLDPWGMVREYMAPLPWDGTRGGYGLPDLGMEQGRIWTSFLDPGDGTGGGYGPLPDPGGWNQGGYGSFLTLGWNQGRIWASFRPGDGFQGRYGPLFRPWGWKPWEGIWPPSRTLGMEPGEDMGSFQDPGMEPGRIWLLPDPGMEQGRDMGLPSRPWGWNREGDGPPSDPGDGPGGYGPPSRPWDGTRGGYASFADPGMVPGRIWPPLLTLGMEPGERGAFLPDLGMEPGGYGPPSRPWGWKPGGIWASFRPWG from the coding sequence ATGGAAACCCGGGGGGGATATGGGACTCTCCAGACCCTTGGGGATGAACCAGGGAGGATATGGGCCTCCTTCCAGACCTGGGGATGGAACAGGGGAGGATATGGGCTCCTTCCAGACCCTGGGGATGGACAGGGAGGATATGGGCCTCCTTCCAGACCTGGGGATGGAACCAGGGGAGGATGGGCCTCCTTCCAGACTGGGGATGGAACCAGGGAGGATATGGGCTCCTTCCAGGAACCCTGGGGATGGAACCAGGGAGGATATGGGCCTCCTTCTAGACCCTGGGATGGAACTCAGGGGAGGGATATGGGCCTCCTTCAGATCTGGGATGGAAACCAGGGAGGATATGGCCTCCTCCTGGACCCTGGGGATGGTTCCAGGGAGGATATGGGCCTCCTCACTGACCTGGGGATGGAACAGGGGAGGATAGGACTCCTTCCAGACCCTGGGGATGGAACAGGGGAGGATATGGCCTCTTCCAGACCTGGGATGGAACCAGGGGAGGATATGGGCCTTCTTTCCGACCTGGGGATGGTAACAGGGGAGGATATGGCTCCTTCCAGACCGGGGATGGAACAGGGGAGGGATATGGGCCTCCTTCAGACCCTGGGGATGGAACTCAGGGAGGATATGGCCTCCTTCCTGGACCCCTGGGGAATGGTCAGGGAGTATATGGCTCCTCTTCCCTGGGATGGAACCAGGGGAGGATATGGCCTTCCAGACCTGGGGATGGAACAGGGGAGGATATGGACCTCCTTCCTTGACCCTGGGGATGGAACAGGGGGAGGATATGGGCCTCTTCCAGACCCTGGGGGATGGAACCAGGGAGGATATGGCTCCTTCCTTACCCTGGGATGGAACCAGGGGAGGATATGGGCCTCCTTCCGACCTGGGGATGGATTCCAGGGGAGATATGGGCCTCTCTTCCGACCCTGGGGATGGAAACCATGGGAGGGGATATGGCCTCCTTCCAGAACCCTGGGGATGGAACCAGGGGAGGATATGGGCTCCTTCCAGGACCCTGGGATGGAACCAGGGAGGATATGGCTCCTTCCAGACCCTGGGATGGAACAGGGCCGAGATATGGGCCTTCCTTCCAGACCCTGGGGATGGAACCGGGAGGGAGATGGGCCTCCTTCCGACCCTGGGGATGGACCAGGGGGATATGGGCCTCCTTCCAGACCCTGGGATGGAACCAGGGGAGGATATGCCTCCTTCGCTGACCCTGGGATGGTTCCAGGGAGGATATGGCCTCCTCTCCTGACCCTGGGGATGGaaccaggggagagaggggccTTCCTTCCAGACCTGGGGATGGAACCAGGAGGATATGGGCCTCCTTCCAGACCCTGGGGATGGAAACCAGGGGGAATATGGGCCTCCTTCCGACCCTGGGGATGA